The following are encoded in a window of Castanea sativa cultivar Marrone di Chiusa Pesio chromosome 9, ASM4071231v1 genomic DNA:
- the LOC142609279 gene encoding uncharacterized protein LOC142609279, producing the protein MGTRPTSCCNLIYKCTTKILANTLRPCLANMIRNNQTTFIPNRCTAENIILAQELVKNYHRPVGIPRCLTKVNLMKAYEYMIPSIWTLRCLAAIGVPEKFVA; encoded by the coding sequence ATGGGGACTAGGCCTACATCTTGCTGCAACCTTATATACAAGTGCACTACTAAGATTCTTGCTAATACACTTAGACCATGCCTTGCTAATATGATTAGAAATAACCAGACAACATTCATTCCTAATAGGTGCACTGCAGAAAACATTATTCTTGCTCAGGAATTGGTGAAAAACTATCACAGGCCGGTGGGTATTCCCAGATGCCTTACAAAGGTGAATCTCATGAAGGCATATGAATATATGATTCCATCCATTTGGACTCTGCGTTGCTTAGCTGCCATTGGAGTACCTGAGAAGTTTGTGGCATAA